Proteins from a genomic interval of Beijerinckia indica subsp. indica ATCC 9039:
- a CDS encoding CoA-acylating methylmalonate-semialdehyde dehydrogenase — protein sequence MTLPVTPAQTTIEPIPHVINGQLTEGQSGRFGEVFNPALGSVVRRVPLATREEVGQAVEAAATAFPAWAATPPHVRARVLFRFRDLVEQQADRLAALITSEHGKVFSDAKGELTRGLEVVEFACGIPQLLKGEFSEQVGRGIDAVSMRQPLGVVAGITPFNFPAMVPMWMFPVALACGNTFVLKPSERDPSLGVALAQLLREAGLPDGVFNVIHGDKEAVDALLEHEKVEAISFVGSTPIAEYIYQQGTARGKRVQALGGAKNHMIVMPDADLDQAVDALMGAAFGSAGERCMAISVVVPVGEKTAEALIERLVPRIQALKVAPGTDPSAEMGPLVTRQHLDKVTAYIETGLAEGAKLRVDGRGLAVEGHAEGFFLGGSLFDHVTSSMRIYKEEIFGPVLCMVRAKSFEEGLGLINDHAFGNGTALFTRDGDAAQSFLSRVRAGMVGVNVPIPVPMAFHSFGGWKRSLFGDHHMHGPEGVRFYTRLKTATVRWPTGIRAGAEFTMPTLG from the coding sequence ATGACCCTTCCCGTGACCCCCGCACAGACGACGATCGAGCCTATCCCGCATGTCATCAACGGCCAATTGACAGAGGGGCAATCCGGCCGTTTTGGTGAGGTTTTCAACCCGGCCTTGGGGAGCGTTGTTCGGCGCGTGCCGCTGGCGACGCGCGAGGAGGTGGGGCAGGCCGTGGAAGCCGCTGCCACCGCTTTTCCCGCCTGGGCCGCGACGCCTCCCCATGTCCGGGCGCGGGTTCTGTTTCGCTTCCGCGATCTCGTCGAGCAGCAGGCCGACCGTCTTGCGGCCTTGATCACCTCCGAACATGGCAAAGTGTTTTCCGACGCCAAAGGCGAATTGACCCGTGGCCTCGAAGTCGTTGAATTCGCCTGTGGCATTCCTCAGCTTCTCAAAGGGGAATTCAGCGAACAGGTCGGGCGCGGCATTGACGCCGTCTCGATGCGCCAGCCCTTGGGCGTTGTGGCCGGTATCACGCCATTCAACTTTCCGGCCATGGTGCCGATGTGGATGTTCCCGGTCGCGCTCGCCTGCGGCAATACATTTGTCTTGAAGCCGTCCGAACGCGATCCGAGCCTGGGTGTCGCGCTTGCGCAATTGCTGCGTGAGGCGGGCCTGCCCGACGGTGTCTTCAATGTCATCCATGGCGACAAAGAGGCTGTGGACGCTCTCCTCGAACATGAAAAGGTTGAGGCGATCAGCTTTGTCGGCTCGACGCCGATCGCCGAATACATTTATCAACAGGGCACGGCGCGCGGTAAACGGGTGCAGGCGCTCGGTGGGGCAAAGAACCATATGATCGTCATGCCCGATGCCGATCTCGATCAGGCCGTCGATGCCTTGATGGGCGCGGCCTTCGGTTCGGCTGGCGAACGCTGCATGGCGATTTCCGTGGTCGTGCCTGTCGGCGAAAAGACCGCCGAGGCGCTGATTGAGCGGCTGGTGCCACGCATACAGGCTCTCAAAGTCGCGCCAGGCACAGATCCCTCAGCCGAAATGGGGCCCCTGGTCACGCGGCAACATCTCGACAAAGTGACGGCCTATATCGAGACAGGCCTCGCCGAGGGGGCGAAGCTTCGGGTCGATGGCCGCGGGCTGGCGGTCGAGGGGCACGCCGAGGGTTTCTTTCTTGGCGGCTCCTTGTTCGACCATGTGACATCCTCGATGCGTATCTATAAGGAGGAAATTTTCGGCCCGGTTCTGTGTATGGTGCGGGCAAAATCCTTCGAGGAAGGTCTTGGCCTCATCAATGATCATGCCTTTGGCAATGGCACGGCCCTCTTTACCCGTGACGGTGATGCCGCACAGTCGTTTCTCTCGCGTGTGCGGGCCGGCATGGTTGGTGTCAATGTGCCGATTCCCGTGCCCATGGCCTTCCATTCCTTTGGCGGATGGAAGCGCTCGCTGTTCGGTGATCATCATATGCATGGTCCTGAGGGTGTGCGATTCTACACGCGTCTCAAAACCGCGACTGTGCGTTGGCCGACAGGTATTCGCGCGGGTGCTGAATTTACAATGCCGACGCTCGGCTGA
- a CDS encoding MFS transporter, with amino-acid sequence MTTQRADSDVENGAGLKFLVFASSLGTMIEWYDFFLYGSLAVFFSELFYPKDNPVAALLISVATFATGFAVRPLGAVLFGHLGDRIGRKTTFLITLLLMGGATALIGILPTYASVGLLAPVLLVVLRLIQGLALGGEYGGAATYVAEHAPDGRRGGWTSAIQTMASMGFFVSLAVVLSCRFLLGDAIFASWGWRIPFLLSAVLVMLSLGARLRLAESPIFLQLKAEDRVSKSPVRESFADPRNRRLMLAVLFGVASGQAVTFYTANFYALYFLQSILKVDFLTSNLVMVLGVLIGMPLFVLFGIWSDKIGRKPLIIAGMAAAVVLLVPIFMVMQSAVGPQGINIWLLAACVFVLVAIAAAVYGPYAAYLVEVFPPQIRYTSLSIPYHIGNGIFGGFLPLIGLSLVAATGNPLAGLIYPIAVCVINVIIGSLYLPETLHTPIDGRTSVEDLADESLPFAAALPPKSAA; translated from the coding sequence ATGACGACACAGAGGGCGGACTCCGATGTAGAGAACGGGGCCGGGCTGAAATTCCTGGTTTTTGCATCAAGCCTTGGCACCATGATCGAATGGTATGATTTCTTTCTCTACGGCAGCCTGGCGGTTTTCTTTTCTGAACTCTTCTATCCCAAGGACAATCCGGTTGCGGCTTTGCTCATCAGCGTTGCCACTTTTGCGACGGGCTTTGCCGTGCGTCCTCTTGGTGCCGTATTGTTCGGCCATCTCGGCGACAGGATCGGTCGCAAGACGACTTTCCTGATCACCTTGCTCTTGATGGGTGGTGCCACGGCCCTGATCGGCATTTTGCCGACCTATGCCAGCGTCGGCCTTTTGGCGCCTGTCCTGCTCGTCGTGCTGCGTCTCATCCAAGGTCTGGCGCTCGGTGGCGAATATGGTGGCGCGGCAACTTATGTGGCCGAACATGCGCCAGATGGCAGACGGGGTGGCTGGACGAGCGCGATCCAGACCATGGCCTCGATGGGGTTCTTCGTATCTCTCGCGGTGGTCCTGTCCTGCCGTTTTCTTTTGGGTGATGCCATCTTTGCATCCTGGGGCTGGCGCATTCCCTTCCTGCTTTCGGCCGTGCTGGTGATGCTCTCTCTTGGGGCGCGTTTACGGCTTGCCGAATCGCCGATCTTTCTTCAGCTCAAGGCCGAGGATCGTGTGTCGAAATCACCCGTGCGCGAAAGTTTCGCCGATCCGCGTAATCGCCGCCTGATGCTCGCCGTTCTGTTCGGAGTCGCGAGCGGTCAGGCCGTGACGTTCTATACGGCAAATTTTTACGCGCTTTATTTCCTCCAGAGTATTTTGAAGGTGGATTTCCTGACCTCGAATCTTGTGATGGTTCTGGGTGTCTTGATCGGCATGCCTCTCTTTGTCCTGTTTGGCATCTGGTCCGATAAAATCGGCCGCAAGCCGCTCATCATCGCCGGTATGGCGGCGGCGGTCGTGCTGCTAGTGCCGATCTTCATGGTCATGCAGTCGGCGGTCGGTCCGCAGGGTATCAATATCTGGTTGCTGGCAGCCTGTGTTTTCGTTCTCGTCGCGATTGCGGCGGCGGTCTATGGACCTTACGCGGCCTATCTCGTCGAGGTCTTTCCGCCGCAGATTCGTTATACGTCCTTGTCGATCCCCTATCATATCGGCAATGGCATTTTCGGCGGCTTTCTGCCGCTGATTGGCTTGTCACTGGTCGCGGCCACAGGCAATCCGCTCGCCGGGCTCATCTATCCGATTGCGGTTTGCGTGATCAATGTCATCATTGGCAGCCTCTATCTGCCGGAGACATTGCATACACCGATTGATGGCCGGACCTCCGTCGAGGATCTGGCGGATGAAAGCCTGCCTTTCGCGGCCGCGCTGCCGCCGAAATCCGCCGCCTAA
- the xylB gene encoding xylulokinase: MNFIGIDLGTSSVKTLVIDENENVTADLSEDVVWSSPHPNWSEADPESWWDAVARTLDRLAGENPGLLKEIRGIGLSGQMHGAVLLDGAHKPLRPAILWNDGRSHREAAELASLPSPLLEQLGVMPMPGLTGPKLLWLHRHEPETLAATRSLLLPKDYIRLKLCGELATDVSDAAGTWMFDQAGRCWSEAAIKICGADPAWLPKIYESNEATGILRKEWVSRWGLPNDVVIAAGGGDAAMGGVGIGAISNGDAFISLGTSAQLFVAADQHRPSIHNLVHAFCHAVPQGWYQMAAMLSGASPLAAAARWLEADIPLLLQEAEQSFRGPSKLIALPYLEGERTPHNDPFARGVIFGLDNSATRADITQAVLEGVAFMLVDALDTLKAAGASIETAAFIGGGARSSFWAKLIASATGLRLQKFVVAERGPAFGAARLARLAVTGENPRTILLPPKVQSVIEPDPALHRAYQSSIDRFRRLYQALKPVFRPASESR; this comes from the coding sequence ATGAATTTTATCGGCATTGATCTTGGAACCTCTTCCGTCAAAACCCTCGTCATCGATGAAAATGAAAACGTCACCGCCGATCTGAGCGAAGATGTTGTCTGGTCAAGTCCGCATCCCAACTGGAGCGAGGCCGATCCCGAGTCCTGGTGGGACGCCGTCGCCCGGACGCTCGATCGTCTGGCGGGAGAGAATCCCGGCCTGCTCAAGGAGATCCGCGGTATCGGTCTATCCGGTCAGATGCATGGCGCGGTTCTGCTTGATGGCGCCCACAAACCCCTGCGTCCCGCGATCCTCTGGAACGATGGGCGCTCGCATCGGGAAGCAGCGGAACTGGCCAGCCTCCCCTCCCCTTTGCTTGAGCAATTGGGTGTCATGCCCATGCCGGGACTGACCGGCCCCAAACTTCTTTGGCTGCACCGTCATGAACCCGAGACGCTTGCCGCGACACGGTCGCTGCTTTTGCCGAAAGATTATATTCGTCTGAAACTCTGTGGAGAATTAGCGACCGATGTTTCCGATGCCGCTGGGACATGGATGTTCGATCAGGCGGGACGTTGCTGGTCGGAGGCTGCCATCAAAATCTGCGGGGCTGATCCAGCCTGGCTCCCCAAAATTTACGAGTCCAATGAAGCAACCGGCATTTTGCGCAAGGAATGGGTGTCGCGTTGGGGCCTGCCGAACGACGTCGTGATCGCGGCCGGTGGTGGTGATGCAGCCATGGGCGGCGTGGGTATTGGTGCGATCTCCAATGGAGATGCCTTCATCTCGCTTGGAACCTCGGCCCAGCTTTTCGTCGCGGCCGATCAACATCGGCCTTCCATACACAATCTGGTCCATGCTTTCTGTCACGCCGTGCCGCAAGGCTGGTATCAGATGGCAGCCATGCTTTCCGGCGCCAGTCCCCTGGCCGCCGCCGCGCGCTGGCTTGAGGCTGATATCCCTCTTCTCCTGCAAGAAGCAGAACAATCCTTTCGCGGACCGTCGAAACTGATCGCTTTGCCCTATCTCGAGGGAGAACGGACACCGCATAATGATCCTTTCGCACGCGGTGTCATTTTTGGCCTCGATAATAGCGCGACGCGCGCCGATATTACCCAGGCAGTTCTCGAAGGCGTCGCCTTCATGCTGGTCGATGCGCTTGACACGCTCAAGGCGGCTGGCGCCAGCATTGAAACCGCCGCATTCATTGGCGGCGGTGCACGCTCATCCTTTTGGGCAAAACTGATTGCCTCGGCGACGGGCCTGAGACTTCAGAAATTTGTCGTCGCTGAGCGTGGCCCCGCTTTCGGCGCGGCACGATTGGCGCGTCTCGCCGTGACTGGCGAAAATCCCCGAACCATTCTCCTGCCGCCAAAAGTTCAATCCGTGATCGAGCCGGATCCAGCGCTCCACAGGGCTTATCAAAGTTCGATCGACCGGTTTCGCAGGCTTTATCAAGCGCTCAAACCAGTTTTCCGACCGGCGTCGGAATCTCGTTGA
- a CDS encoding metal ABC transporter ATP-binding protein, giving the protein MNTLNPAITLRNVTVAYDRHPAVHHVSGCFAPGSLTALAGPNGAGKSTLLKAIMEELPLAEGSIDRGGLSVRDFGYLPQAAEIDRHFPLSVADTVMLGAWREMGAFGGATRACAQRARKALLNVGLEGFEARPIGSLSAGQFQRVLFARLLLQDARVMILDEPFTAIDARTTADLLAIIRDWHRDGRTVIAVLHDFDQVRSTFPETLLLAREAVDWGPTEKALSAANLVRARAMAEHWDENAPHCAA; this is encoded by the coding sequence ATGAACACTTTGAACCCTGCCATCACCTTGCGCAATGTCACGGTGGCCTATGACCGGCATCCGGCGGTGCATCATGTCAGCGGCTGTTTCGCGCCGGGCAGCCTCACGGCTTTGGCCGGCCCCAATGGCGCCGGCAAATCCACCTTGCTCAAGGCCATCATGGAGGAGCTGCCGCTGGCCGAGGGCTCGATCGACCGGGGTGGGCTGAGTGTCCGCGATTTCGGCTATCTGCCGCAGGCCGCCGAAATCGATCGTCATTTTCCGCTTTCGGTCGCCGACACGGTCATGCTCGGTGCCTGGCGCGAGATGGGTGCGTTCGGCGGTGCCACGCGGGCCTGCGCCCAACGCGCCCGCAAAGCCTTGCTGAATGTTGGGCTTGAAGGGTTCGAGGCGCGTCCTATTGGTTCCCTGTCGGCCGGCCAGTTCCAGCGCGTGCTCTTCGCGCGGCTGCTTTTGCAGGACGCCAGGGTCATGATTCTCGATGAGCCTTTCACGGCGATCGATGCGCGCACTACCGCGGATCTGTTGGCGATCATCCGGGATTGGCATCGCGATGGCCGTACGGTCATCGCCGTCCTGCATGATTTCGATCAGGTGCGAAGCACGTTTCCCGAGACTTTGCTGCTCGCCCGCGAGGCCGTGGATTGGGGCCCGACCGAAAAAGCCTTGTCCGCGGCCAATCTCGTGCGCGCCCGCGCCATGGCTGAACATTGGGACGAGAACGCCCCGCATTGCGCGGCGTGA
- a CDS encoding metal ABC transporter permease, whose translation MSFFSLFIAPFADYGFMRRALVASVALGLGSGPVGVLLMLRRMSLVGDAMSHAVLPGAAIGFLIAGGLSLPAMGLGGLIAGLSVALLSGLVSRTTALREDASFASFYLTSLALGVLIVSLRGSNIDLLHVLFGTILAIDATALYLVGSIASFTLITLAIVYRPLVAECFDPGFMRSVSGMGSFYHLLFLFLVVLNLVAGFQALGTLMSVGMMMLPAAVAQLWARSLPAMIAIAASMAAFSGFVGLIISYHLGFASGPTIILTSGFIYGLSLLLGPEGAVRRYLPSLHLTG comes from the coding sequence ATGAGTTTCTTTTCTCTCTTCATCGCGCCTTTCGCCGATTATGGCTTCATGCGCCGCGCGCTCGTCGCCTCGGTCGCGCTGGGGCTCGGCTCTGGGCCTGTTGGCGTCCTGCTCATGTTGCGCCGGATGAGCCTCGTCGGCGATGCCATGAGCCATGCGGTGCTGCCAGGAGCGGCGATCGGCTTTTTAATCGCCGGTGGCCTGTCTCTACCGGCCATGGGGCTCGGTGGCTTGATCGCCGGCTTGAGTGTCGCGCTGCTGTCCGGCCTTGTGAGCCGCACCACCGCTCTGCGGGAGGATGCGAGCTTTGCCAGTTTCTATCTGACCTCGCTGGCGCTCGGCGTTCTCATCGTCTCGCTGCGTGGCTCGAATATCGATCTTCTGCATGTGCTCTTCGGCACGATCCTGGCGATCGACGCCACTGCCCTTTATCTCGTCGGCTCCATAGCTTCCTTCACGCTCATCACTCTGGCGATCGTTTATCGGCCGCTGGTCGCCGAATGTTTCGATCCAGGTTTCATGCGTTCGGTCAGTGGCATGGGGTCCTTCTATCATCTTTTGTTTCTGTTTCTCGTCGTCCTCAATCTTGTCGCCGGCTTTCAGGCGCTCGGCACCTTGATGTCGGTCGGCATGATGATGCTGCCCGCTGCCGTGGCGCAGCTCTGGGCGAGGAGCTTGCCAGCTATGATCGCGATTGCCGCCAGCATGGCGGCCTTTTCGGGGTTTGTCGGGCTCATCATCTCCTATCATCTGGGGTTTGCCTCGGGGCCGACGATCATTCTGACGAGCGGCTTTATCTATGGCCTTTCGCTGTTGCTTGGTCCCGAAGGCGCCGTGCGGCGCTATCTTCCTTCCCTGCATCTGACAGGTTGA
- a CDS encoding metal ABC transporter substrate-binding protein: protein MRRHFSRAGLLCALALVSGFAPGVSSAHAKTLRAVASFTILADVVKQVGGDQVTVESLVPPNGDPHEFEPSPDNARALKGADITFISGEGLENWFQRLVKASGYKGAAIVVSNGIKTFTMEEGGERVTDPHVWNSAANVVTWVDNIEKALIAADPEDTQAFHDNANRYRKDLRELDAYAHARIDAVPQEKRKILTSHDAFGYFAKDYGVTFLSPLGFSTETEASAATVAKLIDQIRKEKVKVYFIENSNDPRLVKQIGDATGARPGGTLYVESLSPPDGKAPTYLDMFRNNVNEIAGALSQ, encoded by the coding sequence ATGAGACGACATTTCTCGCGCGCTGGCCTGTTGTGTGCGCTGGCTTTGGTGAGCGGCTTTGCGCCTGGCGTGTCGTCGGCGCATGCGAAAACCTTGCGCGCGGTCGCCAGTTTCACCATTCTCGCCGATGTCGTGAAACAAGTTGGGGGGGATCAAGTCACGGTCGAAAGTCTCGTGCCGCCGAATGGTGATCCGCATGAATTTGAACCCTCGCCCGACAATGCTCGTGCGCTCAAGGGCGCCGATATTACTTTCATCAGCGGCGAGGGCCTGGAAAACTGGTTCCAGCGGCTGGTGAAAGCGTCAGGATATAAGGGTGCGGCGATTGTCGTCTCGAACGGAATCAAGACCTTTACCATGGAGGAGGGCGGTGAGCGCGTCACCGATCCGCATGTGTGGAACAGCGCGGCCAATGTCGTGACCTGGGTTGATAATATCGAAAAAGCCTTGATTGCGGCCGACCCGGAGGACACGCAGGCCTTCCATGACAATGCCAACCGCTACCGCAAGGATTTGCGGGAGCTTGACGCCTATGCGCATGCGCGGATCGATGCCGTGCCGCAGGAGAAACGCAAGATTCTGACGAGCCATGACGCCTTCGGCTATTTTGCCAAGGACTATGGCGTGACCTTTTTGTCACCGCTCGGATTTTCGACGGAAACGGAAGCCTCGGCGGCGACCGTCGCCAAATTGATTGACCAGATCCGCAAGGAAAAGGTGAAGGTCTATTTCATCGAAAATTCGAATGATCCACGCCTCGTGAAGCAAATCGGCGATGCCACCGGCGCACGGCCTGGTGGTACGCTCTATGTCGAATCGCTCTCGCCGCCCGATGGCAAGGCGCCGACCTATCTCGACATGTTTCGCAACAATGTAAATGAAATTGCCGGCGCCCTTTCCCAATAG
- a CDS encoding alpha/beta hydrolase has translation MNRRHILTAGLSVTGLCAFSAYAAPYYGFQQDHSQWTQRVSRRDQLAVEEHIPLWEGSPPGGGGPAGPEALNYKGTLTNVSVPTISLYRPAVPNGAAILIAAGGGYHHIQMGKEAVPAAEWLNSLGITAFILAYRLPEEGWGAGRIAPFQDAQRALRLIRGRSSSFGIDPSRLGVLGFSAGAHLLGMRATRPDWSCYPPMDAFDNISDESALNLLIYPIVTLEPPYQDTQTCRILLGPDPKRHEASEWSVQTYVRRDDAPFFLVQASDDPISNPAHTAILEAACQRKGVAVARHLFPTGGHGFGLGSPGTQTVEWPSMAEHWMRQMKFI, from the coding sequence ATGAATAGAAGACACATCTTGACTGCAGGGCTTTCGGTAACCGGACTATGTGCATTTTCAGCATATGCCGCGCCATATTATGGTTTTCAGCAAGACCACTCACAATGGACGCAGCGGGTAAGTAGACGGGATCAGCTCGCAGTTGAAGAACATATTCCTCTCTGGGAGGGCTCGCCTCCTGGTGGCGGAGGTCCAGCAGGGCCGGAAGCCTTAAATTACAAGGGTACACTGACCAACGTCTCGGTTCCCACGATCAGCCTGTACCGCCCCGCTGTTCCCAATGGCGCCGCAATACTTATAGCCGCGGGTGGAGGATACCATCATATCCAAATGGGTAAGGAAGCTGTTCCAGCAGCCGAATGGTTGAACAGCCTTGGTATAACAGCCTTCATACTCGCTTATCGTCTTCCGGAAGAAGGCTGGGGGGCTGGGCGTATCGCTCCTTTCCAGGACGCTCAACGAGCTCTACGTCTCATTCGTGGCCGGTCCAGTTCCTTCGGGATCGATCCGTCACGCTTGGGCGTACTCGGCTTCTCTGCAGGTGCTCACTTACTTGGAATGCGCGCCACCCGCCCAGACTGGTCGTGCTATCCTCCGATGGATGCGTTTGACAATATTTCCGATGAATCAGCATTGAATCTGCTGATCTATCCGATTGTTACATTAGAGCCTCCCTATCAGGATACACAAACGTGCCGCATTTTGCTCGGCCCAGATCCTAAGCGACATGAAGCGTCGGAATGGTCGGTTCAGACATACGTGCGCCGTGACGATGCGCCGTTCTTTCTTGTTCAAGCGTCTGATGATCCCATCTCCAATCCGGCTCATACTGCTATTCTCGAAGCTGCCTGTCAGCGCAAAGGCGTTGCTGTGGCACGTCATCTTTTCCCTACGGGAGGACATGGGTTCGGGCTCGGCTCCCCGGGAACACAGACGGTAGAATGGCCCTCCATGGCTGAACACTGGATGCGGCAGATGAAGTTCATTTAG
- a CDS encoding dicarboxylate/amino acid:cation symporter — protein MAHATTTPAVAVPQKLYLHLYAQVLVAIAAGILIGHFYPDLGANLKPLGDVFIKLVKMVIAPVIFLTVTTGIASMRDLTKVGRVAGKAMVYFLTFSTFALFIGLLVGNILQPGAGLHIDPASLDTRTVNEYAIKAHDQTVIGFLTNIVPTTPISALASGDILQVLFFSVLFGIALASVGQHGDPVIVVLNALSHAMFRLVSILMKAAPIGAFGAMAFTIGKYGVGSIANLAMLVATFYLTAILFVTVILGIVAYYNGFSIIALLRYLKEELLLVLGTSSSEAALPTLMEKMEYAGCSKSVVGLVIPLGYSFNLDGTNIYMTLAALFIAQATGIHLSLWDQLLLLLVAMLSSKGAAGITGAGFITLAATLSVVPAVPVAGMALILGIDRFMSECRALTNLIGNSVATIVVARWEGELDDSRLKQALKGVTDTTII, from the coding sequence ATGGCTCATGCCACAACGACGCCGGCTGTTGCCGTGCCTCAAAAGCTATACCTACACCTTTATGCGCAGGTTCTTGTTGCTATTGCGGCAGGTATCCTCATTGGTCACTTCTATCCGGATCTTGGCGCCAACCTAAAGCCGCTTGGAGATGTCTTCATCAAGCTCGTAAAGATGGTGATTGCACCCGTGATTTTTCTCACGGTTACAACCGGCATTGCCAGCATGCGTGATCTCACCAAGGTTGGCAGGGTCGCCGGAAAAGCAATGGTGTATTTCCTTACATTCTCAACTTTTGCGTTATTCATCGGCTTATTGGTTGGTAACATACTTCAGCCGGGCGCCGGTCTTCACATCGATCCAGCCAGTCTCGATACAAGAACAGTCAATGAATATGCGATCAAGGCGCACGATCAGACCGTCATAGGCTTTCTCACTAACATTGTACCAACGACGCCCATTAGCGCGCTGGCCTCAGGTGATATTCTACAGGTTCTGTTCTTCTCTGTCTTATTTGGTATTGCCTTAGCCAGTGTCGGACAGCATGGCGATCCTGTCATTGTGGTTTTGAACGCGCTGTCTCATGCCATGTTCCGTCTGGTTTCCATCTTAATGAAAGCTGCGCCTATCGGGGCCTTTGGTGCGATGGCCTTTACAATTGGCAAATACGGCGTTGGTTCAATTGCCAATTTGGCCATGCTTGTAGCTACTTTCTATCTGACGGCAATATTGTTCGTAACCGTTATCCTTGGGATCGTGGCATATTATAATGGTTTCTCGATAATTGCCTTGCTGCGCTATCTCAAGGAAGAGCTGCTGCTTGTGCTCGGCACTTCCTCCTCGGAAGCGGCGCTCCCAACTCTTATGGAGAAAATGGAGTATGCTGGTTGCAGCAAATCCGTCGTTGGGCTCGTTATCCCATTGGGATATTCGTTCAATCTTGATGGAACTAACATTTATATGACATTAGCCGCACTCTTTATAGCGCAGGCGACTGGCATACATCTCAGCCTATGGGATCAGCTTTTGCTTTTACTCGTTGCTATGTTGAGCTCGAAAGGCGCCGCGGGTATTACCGGAGCTGGCTTCATTACATTGGCGGCGACACTATCGGTGGTTCCGGCCGTTCCTGTTGCCGGTATGGCTCTCATCCTTGGCATTGACCGGTTCATGTCGGAATGCCGAGCCCTTACGAATCTCATCGGCAATTCGGTTGCGACGATCGTAGTCGCCCGATGGGAAGGTGAACTCGATGACAGTCGCCTCAAACAGGCTTTGAAAGGTGTGACTGACACCACGATCATCTAA